One Leptolyngbya sp. SIO1E4 genomic region harbors:
- a CDS encoding helix-turn-helix transcriptional regulator produces the protein MASSSQAAFNQMMSEADSSSQLFSAEQAFENLEFWGLGNLRRPITPDMHQVINQILNCPYSGRIRRSYLERKALELVALKLTVLDPSRSLSCPLNSGDLDGIYQAAKILTCHCQNPPSIEVLARQVGLNRLKLNQGFHRVYGTTPYRYLRNRRLELANHLLSTSELAVEEVAYRVGYTNRSRFATAFRQQFGLNPKTFQIQVGNASHQPNRAS, from the coding sequence GTGGCGTCGTCGTCTCAAGCCGCATTCAACCAAATGATGAGTGAGGCTGACTCTTCGTCCCAGCTTTTCAGCGCCGAGCAAGCATTTGAGAATCTTGAATTTTGGGGCCTTGGCAATCTGCGGCGGCCAATAACGCCAGACATGCATCAGGTGATCAATCAAATTCTGAACTGCCCCTACAGTGGACGCATCCGACGGAGCTATCTGGAGCGCAAGGCGTTGGAATTAGTTGCCCTCAAGCTGACTGTTCTTGACCCATCGCGATCGCTGTCATGCCCATTGAATTCAGGCGATCTAGACGGTATTTATCAGGCGGCTAAGATTTTAACCTGTCATTGCCAAAATCCGCCCTCGATCGAGGTATTGGCCCGGCAGGTGGGGCTCAATCGATTGAAGCTCAACCAGGGCTTTCACCGTGTGTACGGCACCACACCCTATCGATATCTACGGAACCGTCGCCTGGAGTTGGCAAACCATTTATTAAGCACCTCAGAGTTGGCGGTTGAAGAAGTTGCCTATAGGGTTGGCTACACGAATCGCAGTCGGTTTGCTACGGCCTTTCGTCAGCAGTTTGGGCTTAACCCAAAAACCTTCCAGATTCAGGTTGGTAACGCTTCTCATCAGCCAAACCGTGCTAGCTAA
- a CDS encoding TonB-dependent receptor, protein MRGEEEKWMSQGYPSIVRLSAHAETHPPIHPSTESWLAQTSLVQITAVRLEETEAGLQVVLETADGELALPTTTVSGNALIAEIPNAMLALPEGDEFQQFEPADGIALVQVTELPNDRVQVVITGAEAAPTAEVSTAATGLTLSLTPGIAQADAADEPLRVVVTGEEGSRYFEPTTTTGTRTDTPLRDIPQSIQVIPQEVLEDQQVTDLDDALRNASGVLPSRSNDALGSRFIVRGFEDASVLRDGFRLTFSNVGSTGFQDLSNLERVEVLKGPASILFGVVEPGGVINLVTKEPTSEPFYDLSVRAGNRGLLEPSLDFSGPLTEDGRVRYRLNALYSSENYFRDFDTNIRRFFIAPTVSWQINDRTDLTLRLEYLEDERPVDFGLVAIGDEVADIPFDRALGDPEDAISAETLRVGYTFEHRFSDNWTVRNAFNFLRADNESSFTSALLPFFPINESTGDFPQTFTVAEGDPINTFELQTNLVGEFNTGSIEHTVLFGIDLFRREGGTATLAAPFEPVVVNIFDPVFEDGPDPEVIPILVNEANQNALGVYLQDQIALLDNLNLLLGVRYETVEQKTFNEPSLTNPTGSDSTQTDDAFSPRFGIVYQPIEEVSLFASYSRSFRPNSGVTFEGDVLEPEEGEQFEVGVKAELLGGRLSANLAYFDITKQNVSTPDPDFPNFVAAIGEQRSRGVELDVIGEILPGWNLVANYAYTDTEITEDNSGIEGNTLFNAPEHNFNLWTTYDIQNGPLEGLGFGLGFNYVSERFGDNANSFKADSYFLTNAAVSYQRDNWRAALNIRNLFDVDYIQSTGNNRLIRIDPGEGLTIIGSVSFEF, encoded by the coding sequence ATGAGGGGGGAAGAAGAGAAGTGGATGAGTCAGGGCTATCCATCTATCGTTCGGCTGAGCGCTCACGCCGAAACCCATCCACCCATTCACCCATCCACGGAAAGTTGGCTTGCCCAAACATCGCTGGTGCAAATCACGGCTGTGCGTCTGGAGGAAACCGAGGCAGGCTTGCAGGTGGTGTTAGAAACCGCTGACGGTGAGCTAGCGTTACCCACCACAACAGTATCCGGCAATGCTCTGATTGCTGAGATTCCCAATGCGATGCTGGCCCTGCCAGAAGGAGATGAGTTTCAACAGTTTGAACCCGCGGACGGCATTGCTTTAGTGCAGGTAACCGAATTACCCAATGACCGGGTGCAGGTGGTGATTACTGGAGCTGAAGCAGCCCCGACAGCAGAGGTTAGTACAGCGGCAACTGGGCTGACACTGAGCCTAACGCCAGGGATTGCCCAGGCAGATGCAGCAGATGAACCGCTGAGAGTAGTTGTGACCGGGGAGGAAGGGAGTCGCTACTTTGAGCCCACGACCACCACGGGCACCCGCACGGATACGCCGCTGCGAGATATTCCCCAGTCCATTCAGGTGATTCCTCAGGAGGTGCTGGAAGACCAACAGGTGACTGATTTGGATGATGCCCTGCGGAATGCCAGTGGTGTGTTACCTTCTCGAAGCAATGACGCGCTGGGAAGCCGATTTATTGTGCGAGGCTTTGAAGATGCCTCGGTGCTACGAGATGGCTTTCGCCTCACTTTTAGTAACGTTGGTTCGACGGGTTTTCAGGATCTCTCTAATCTCGAGCGGGTTGAGGTGCTGAAAGGGCCCGCCTCCATCTTATTTGGCGTTGTGGAACCAGGTGGTGTGATTAACTTGGTGACTAAGGAGCCGACGTCTGAACCGTTTTATGACCTCAGTGTACGTGCCGGAAACCGGGGGCTACTTGAGCCAAGTCTAGATTTCTCGGGGCCGCTGACAGAGGATGGCCGTGTGCGTTATCGGTTAAATGCGCTTTACAGCTCTGAAAATTACTTCAGAGATTTTGACACTAATATTAGGCGCTTCTTCATTGCGCCTACTGTGAGTTGGCAGATTAATGATCGGACTGATTTAACCCTGAGGTTGGAATATTTAGAAGATGAGCGACCGGTTGATTTTGGTCTTGTCGCAATTGGCGATGAAGTAGCAGATATCCCCTTTGATCGGGCGCTAGGAGACCCAGAAGACGCTATCTCAGCTGAAACCTTGCGAGTAGGATATACCTTCGAGCATCGCTTTAGCGATAACTGGACGGTGCGGAACGCTTTCAACTTTCTGAGAGCCGATAATGAATCTTCGTTCACATCTGCTCTGCTCCCTTTCTTTCCTATCAATGAATCGACAGGAGATTTCCCTCAAACCTTTACGGTAGCGGAAGGAGATCCCATAAACACGTTTGAACTACAAACAAATCTTGTGGGTGAATTTAATACGGGCTCCATTGAACACACTGTATTGTTCGGGATTGACCTATTCCGCAGGGAGGGTGGCACGGCTACGTTGGCTGCCCCTTTTGAACCAGTCGTCGTTAATATCTTTGACCCAGTCTTTGAGGATGGCCCTGACCCAGAAGTGATTCCTATCCTGGTCAATGAAGCAAACCAGAATGCTCTTGGAGTTTATCTCCAGGATCAAATTGCGCTGTTGGATAACCTGAATCTTCTGTTGGGGGTCCGCTACGAAACTGTCGAGCAAAAAACCTTTAATGAGCCATCTCTCACTAATCCAACAGGTTCTGACTCAACCCAAACTGATGATGCCTTCAGTCCTCGATTTGGGATAGTCTATCAGCCCATTGAAGAGGTTTCACTCTTTGCTAGCTATAGCCGCTCCTTCAGGCCAAACTCTGGAGTTACGTTTGAAGGCGATGTTCTCGAGCCCGAGGAGGGTGAGCAATTTGAAGTGGGCGTCAAAGCCGAACTGCTGGGAGGTCGACTGTCAGCTAACTTAGCCTATTTCGACATTACGAAACAGAACGTCTCGACCCCTGATCCGGATTTTCCCAACTTTGTTGCAGCGATAGGTGAGCAACGGAGCCGGGGCGTGGAGCTAGATGTGATTGGCGAAATTCTACCGGGGTGGAATCTCGTCGCCAACTATGCCTATACCGACACCGAAATTACAGAGGACAACAGTGGAATAGAAGGCAATACCCTGTTCAACGCACCTGAACATAACTTTAATCTGTGGACCACTTACGATATTCAAAACGGCCCTTTAGAAGGCTTGGGTTTTGGCCTAGGCTTCAACTATGTGAGTGAACGCTTTGGTGATAATGCCAATAGCTTTAAGGCAGACAGCTATTTCTTAACCAATGCGGCTGTTTCTTATCAGCGCGACAATTGGCGAGCCGCTCTCAATATTCGCAATCTGTTTGACGTTGACTATATCCAAAGTACTGGCAATAACAGACTGATCAGAATTGATCCGGGTGAAGGCTTAACAATTATTGGTTCGGTGTCCTTTGAGTTTTGA
- a CDS encoding helix-turn-helix transcriptional regulator codes for MLKRLVLNHWDDWLQPGSPSDSRLFHADASDRILVCPAHLGQGYFQEILLRDDLSLFIHDHVFDQDLVTDIQSHGDRLEFAFSLDGPDAGYSFLVPDFGWKTFIPKQARKRVFKVEVFCKRPTLITYLQAFLERLSPQSQRIAEHIIQLMYRYHGGGTSSTPVGMLNRIFDRSIAPDPHFIFEQVAPNALYTEMLELCYAARSAITPAMEQVIGQMLSCPYQGATRRTYLEHQALRLIALRLEAIVQSPFNDLDRDCIHQAAAILRKQISHPPTVEALARQVGTNRLKLNQGFHNVYGTTPYGYLRYCRLLQARRLLMISDLAIVEIAAAVGYNNRSHFALAFRQTFGVNPKSFQMQMWQQAS; via the coding sequence ATGCTAAAACGACTAGTCTTGAATCATTGGGATGACTGGCTTCAGCCCGGAAGCCCAAGTGATTCACGGCTGTTCCATGCAGATGCCTCGGATCGCATTTTGGTTTGTCCTGCTCACTTGGGTCAAGGGTATTTTCAAGAAATCCTGCTGCGAGATGATTTGAGCCTTTTCATTCATGATCATGTGTTTGATCAGGACTTAGTGACAGATATACAGAGTCATGGCGATCGCTTAGAGTTTGCTTTTTCGCTTGACGGTCCTGATGCTGGATACAGTTTTTTAGTTCCTGACTTTGGCTGGAAAACTTTTATCCCTAAACAAGCACGCAAACGGGTTTTCAAAGTTGAGGTTTTCTGCAAGCGACCGACGCTCATTACCTACCTTCAAGCCTTCCTAGAGCGTTTATCCCCTCAATCTCAAAGGATTGCTGAGCATATCATTCAACTGATGTATCGCTATCACGGTGGCGGCACCAGCTCAACTCCAGTGGGGATGCTAAACCGGATTTTTGATCGTTCAATTGCACCAGATCCACACTTCATCTTCGAACAAGTTGCCCCCAATGCCCTCTACACCGAGATGCTCGAACTTTGCTACGCCGCCCGCAGTGCCATTACACCTGCCATGGAGCAGGTGATTGGGCAGATGCTTAGCTGCCCTTACCAGGGGGCAACCCGTCGCACTTATTTAGAGCACCAAGCCTTAAGACTCATTGCCCTGCGCCTTGAAGCCATCGTGCAGTCACCCTTCAATGACCTTGATCGAGACTGTATTCATCAGGCCGCTGCCATTTTGCGAAAACAGATCAGCCATCCTCCAACGGTAGAAGCACTCGCCCGACAGGTCGGCACAAATCGGCTGAAGCTAAATCAGGGCTTTCACAACGTGTATGGCACGACTCCCTATGGCTACCTCCGTTACTGTCGCCTCTTGCAAGCCCGGCGACTATTGATGATTTCAGACCTTGCCATCGTTGAGATTGCAGCAGCTGTCGGTTACAACAACCGCAGTCACTTTGCCTTAGCCTTTCGCCAAACGTTTGGCGTTAACCCTAAATCATTTCAGATGCAAATGTGGCAGCAAGCCAGCTAA
- a CDS encoding ABC transporter substrate-binding protein, translating to MLIYKRIKSWLVLIVLTASLVVGCGLAANHHDSGDDSAGDAATQSQTSDCRVIDHDVGETEVCGEPQKVVTLSLHMLDLLLSLDRQPAASTMTLNLHRGDIFDNPARQIPYLGDRLTTQPVNLGNDHTPSLEKLSALKPDLIIGEAGRNAGQYDLLSQIAPTLLWQDRTDKGKWQVSLRDLATALGQGEKAETVIQQVETRIADARADFADVVATHPNLLLLGANTLDEGFLVVEPDSYLGELLSGIGFQLIPPPPATLDAANPLMSIEALPTLNDADTIIVLGWNADVSEELENFDSSTDESATQQVEVHQGQAIQQSWQANDIAQSLTASQENRVYFTTFYKWNGLNGPMGAELIVEELRQFLG from the coding sequence ATGTTGATATATAAGCGGATTAAAAGCTGGCTGGTTTTGATTGTTCTGACGGCAAGTCTCGTTGTAGGATGCGGTCTGGCCGCAAACCATCATGATTCGGGAGATGACTCTGCTGGGGACGCTGCAACCCAGTCACAAACCTCTGATTGTCGCGTGATTGATCATGATGTCGGCGAAACTGAAGTGTGTGGAGAGCCTCAGAAAGTAGTGACCCTGAGTCTCCACATGCTGGATTTACTGTTGTCGCTAGACAGGCAACCTGCCGCCTCCACGATGACGCTGAATCTCCATCGAGGAGATATCTTTGATAACCCAGCCCGGCAAATTCCTTACCTAGGCGATCGCCTCACGACCCAGCCTGTGAACTTGGGGAATGACCATACGCCCTCTTTGGAAAAGCTATCCGCACTCAAGCCAGACTTGATTATCGGCGAGGCTGGTCGTAATGCTGGCCAGTATGATCTGCTGTCTCAGATTGCTCCCACGCTTTTATGGCAGGATCGCACCGATAAAGGTAAGTGGCAGGTAAGTCTGCGCGATCTCGCAACTGCCCTGGGGCAAGGTGAAAAAGCGGAGACCGTGATTCAGCAGGTTGAGACCCGCATCGCGGATGCGCGGGCTGACTTTGCCGATGTGGTTGCCACGCACCCAAACCTGCTGCTGTTGGGTGCTAACACCCTGGACGAGGGCTTTTTAGTCGTCGAACCTGATAGTTATTTGGGTGAATTACTCAGTGGTATTGGGTTTCAGCTCATTCCACCCCCACCTGCGACCCTTGACGCGGCCAATCCGCTCATGTCCATTGAAGCACTGCCAACCCTGAATGACGCTGACACTATTATTGTCCTGGGCTGGAATGCTGATGTCAGTGAGGAGCTGGAAAATTTCGACTCATCTACCGATGAGTCGGCAACTCAGCAGGTTGAGGTACACCAGGGGCAAGCAATCCAACAGAGTTGGCAAGCCAATGACATTGCCCAATCTCTTACTGCCAGTCAAGAAAATCGCGTCTACTTCACCACCTTCTACAAATGGAATGGGCTCAATGGCCCCATGGGTGCCGAGCTAATTGTTGAGGAATTGCGTCAGTTTTTGGGATAA
- a CDS encoding iron-siderophore ABC transporter substrate-binding protein — translation MNRRFFLWMGASALIASACTKATQSRDPSLASASNDVKRVKHAFGETEVPTSPTRIIVMGYATVEAVVAHGVQPIGVPTGVVDGHPHLSLDGNAVLDIGAPGKPNFEKMTVLKPDLILTSKNRVRDAYPLLAQVAPTVVLDIENNAEWKELTRLCGEALGKPTKTEKLAADYEAKLRKVRNELSQNSQQLEVSIIFLFPGRVGAMGTETFAGSILADVGIARPPSQAQAQGPQNLSLESLDLLDGDVIFIVTLQGGTELAKESRAEINRMQAHPLWSQLRAVQTNRVYEVGSHWGGGSYIAANLILDDLLKFGVGSL, via the coding sequence ATGAACCGTCGCTTTTTCTTGTGGATGGGAGCTTCTGCCCTCATCGCCTCGGCTTGTACCAAGGCGACTCAATCGCGTGACCCATCGCTCGCGTCTGCTTCTAACGATGTAAAACGAGTCAAGCATGCCTTTGGCGAAACCGAGGTACCGACTAGCCCGACTCGGATCATTGTGATGGGCTATGCCACGGTTGAAGCAGTCGTAGCCCATGGGGTGCAGCCAATAGGGGTACCGACTGGTGTCGTTGATGGGCATCCCCATCTCTCATTGGATGGGAATGCTGTGTTAGACATTGGTGCTCCAGGCAAACCCAATTTCGAGAAGATGACTGTCCTGAAGCCGGACCTCATTCTCACGAGCAAAAATAGAGTCCGTGATGCCTATCCCCTGCTGGCACAGGTTGCCCCAACCGTAGTGCTTGATATTGAGAATAATGCTGAATGGAAAGAATTAACCCGCCTGTGTGGGGAAGCCTTGGGCAAACCAACCAAAACCGAAAAGCTAGCAGCAGACTATGAAGCCAAGTTGCGGAAAGTCAGAAATGAACTTTCTCAAAACTCTCAACAACTTGAGGTTTCTATAATATTCCTCTTCCCAGGACGTGTTGGAGCAATGGGAACCGAGACCTTTGCAGGCAGTATATTGGCGGATGTCGGTATCGCCCGTCCACCGAGCCAGGCCCAGGCGCAAGGTCCACAAAATCTTTCCCTAGAGTCGCTCGACCTGCTTGATGGGGATGTCATATTCATTGTGACGTTGCAAGGCGGCACGGAATTGGCAAAAGAAAGTCGGGCTGAAATCAATCGCATGCAGGCCCATCCCTTGTGGTCTCAGCTGAGGGCAGTGCAGACCAATCGGGTTTATGAGGTTGGTTCTCATTGGGGGGGCGGCAGCTACATCGCAGCCAATCTCATCCTGGATGATTTGTTGAAATTTGGGGTTGGGAGCCTGTGA
- a CDS encoding helix-turn-helix transcriptional regulator — protein sequence MAIRFLNQASDYLHSGSPDDARLFHADSSDQIQIWSPQMGQGYTQTIPLQEGLSLVILDYTSYDTFLHSVQGLNQRLEYTFHMAGPTSGQSFASPHLGDSVFNVRQPQKRLFRVEIFFSPPSFMPHLQALIEHQLPQDQTTLYRWANWVHRYQYGYAAPSPQTALTQILNGITAVPTFLSPEQLLETLELQAFSRPWISMTPEMHQVVSQILSCPYSGRIRRTYLARKALELVALKLKALDQRRSLSYPLNSGDLDGIYQAAKILACHFNNPPSVEALARQVGLNRLKLNQGFHHVYGTTPFRYLRNCRLELAKHLLTTSDLAVEAVAHKVGYTSRSNFAIAFRQQFGLNPKTFQLYNRNWLQVQGLAS from the coding sequence ATGGCGATCCGATTTCTCAATCAAGCCTCTGATTATCTCCACTCTGGCAGCCCCGATGATGCCAGGCTATTTCATGCCGACTCGTCTGATCAGATCCAAATCTGGTCGCCCCAAATGGGGCAGGGATACACCCAAACAATTCCACTGCAGGAGGGACTATCCCTGGTTATTCTCGACTACACGTCATACGACACCTTTTTGCATTCTGTCCAAGGGCTAAATCAGCGGCTGGAGTATACCTTTCACATGGCAGGACCAACCTCGGGGCAAAGTTTTGCTTCACCTCACCTGGGAGACAGCGTGTTCAATGTTCGGCAACCTCAAAAGCGCTTGTTTAGGGTTGAGATTTTCTTTAGTCCGCCCAGCTTTATGCCCCATTTACAAGCCTTGATTGAACACCAGCTCCCTCAGGATCAGACTACCCTTTATCGCTGGGCCAACTGGGTTCATCGCTATCAGTATGGTTACGCTGCCCCATCCCCTCAAACAGCGCTCACCCAAATTCTAAATGGCATCACTGCCGTACCCACCTTCCTTAGTCCAGAGCAACTATTGGAGACTCTTGAATTGCAGGCGTTTAGCCGTCCGTGGATATCAATGACGCCAGAGATGCATCAGGTGGTTAGTCAAATTCTGAGCTGCCCCTACAGTGGACGCATCCGACGAACCTATCTAGCGCGCAAGGCGCTGGAATTGGTTGCCCTCAAGCTCAAGGCGCTTGATCAGCGGCGATCGCTCTCATACCCATTGAATTCAGGCGATCTAGACGGTATTTATCAGGCGGCCAAGATTTTAGCCTGTCATTTCAACAATCCTCCGTCGGTCGAAGCGTTGGCACGGCAGGTCGGGTTAAACCGATTGAAGCTCAACCAGGGCTTTCACCATGTGTATGGCACCACGCCTTTTCGATACCTGCGAAATTGCCGCCTGGAGCTGGCAAAACATCTATTAACCACCTCAGACTTAGCCGTTGAAGCGGTGGCTCACAAGGTTGGCTATACTAGCCGCAGCAACTTCGCCATCGCCTTTCGCCAACAGTTTGGCCTCAATCCCAAAACCTTCCAGCTCTACAACCGCAATTGGCTACAAGTACAGGGGCTTGCTAGCTAA
- a CDS encoding TonB-dependent receptor, with the protein MPAQAQEGGWVHESMRQEEEEWTSQRYPSTVRLSAHAEAHPPTHPSPENWFAQTPLVQIIEIRLETDASGLQVVLETADGELAEPTTTVSGNALIAEIPNAVLALPEGDEFQQFEPTEDIALVQITELPNDRVQVVITGTDAAPTAEVSTTTSGLTLGVVPSVAQTGAADDPLRIVVIGEERSRYVEPNTSTATRTDTPLRDIPQSIQVIPRELLEDQQVVDLNDALRNASGVVSSDVGSDSLRFIVRGFDDPSILRDGFRLTFGGFGNPGNQEISNLETIEVLKGPASILFGSIEPGGVINLVTKKPLSEPFYDLGLRVGNRALLEPSIDISGPLDEDGRVLYRLNALYRNEDSVQDYDTDFNRFFIAPVVRWQISDRTDLTVNFEYLDSEGPLEAGLVVLGDEIADIPFDRVLGEPDDFFQTEITRVGYDFEHRFSDNWRIRNAFRYNRREAETSQFAPFFIDESTGDATRVFAFQEQTQRAFELQTNIVGEFSTGTIKHTLLAGVDLFRFENPLSTRIDFLSNADSFNIFEPVYGTVPRPDVATVPLSNEREFQTDALGVYIQDQIELLDNLILLVGVRYETVEQETILNPTDFNPTGSESSQSDDAFSPRIGLVYQPIEEVSLYSSFSRSFFPNSGITEDDEILPPERGEQFEIGARAELLEGRLTANLAWFNVTKQNVANPAPNDPTNTFSVATGEQRSRGIELDIAGEVLPGWNIIANYAFTDADITEDNTGLEGNRVFGVPDHNFNLWTTYDIQSGSLEGLSFGLGFNYLSERFGDNANSFTVDSYFLTNLAVAYERDNWRAGLNIRNLFDVDYVESVRNSRTVFNTPGAGLTVIGSFGIEF; encoded by the coding sequence GTGCCTGCTCAGGCTCAGGAGGGGGGATGGGTTCATGAGTCGATGAGGCAGGAAGAAGAGGAGTGGACGAGTCAGCGCTATCCATCTACCGTTCGGTTGAGCGCTCACGCCGAAGCCCATCCACCCACCCACCCATCTCCTGAAAACTGGTTTGCTCAAACACCACTGGTACAGATTATTGAAATTCGCCTGGAGACTGACGCAAGCGGCTTACAGGTAGTGTTAGAAACCGCTGATGGTGAGCTAGCCGAGCCAACCACCACAGTATCCGGCAATGCTCTGATTGCAGAGATACCCAATGCGGTGCTGGCATTACCAGAGGGCGATGAGTTTCAGCAGTTTGAACCCACTGAAGACATTGCGCTGGTGCAGATAACCGAATTACCCAATGACCGAGTGCAGGTGGTCATTACCGGAACAGATGCGGCTCCGACCGCAGAGGTCAGTACAACCACATCCGGGTTGACGTTGGGTGTAGTGCCAAGCGTTGCTCAGACGGGTGCGGCAGATGACCCGCTGAGAATAGTTGTGATTGGCGAAGAGCGGAGTCGCTACGTAGAGCCGAATACCTCAACTGCCACCCGAACGGATACTCCCTTACGCGACATTCCCCAGTCGATTCAGGTGATTCCCCGAGAGTTGCTTGAAGACCAACAAGTGGTTGACCTCAATGATGCGCTGCGTAATGCGAGTGGAGTGGTCTCATCTGACGTGGGAAGCGATAGTCTACGATTCATTGTTCGGGGTTTTGATGATCCCTCAATTCTGCGCGATGGTTTTAGGTTAACCTTTGGCGGGTTTGGAAATCCTGGCAATCAAGAAATATCTAACCTAGAAACTATAGAAGTCCTTAAGGGGCCCGCTTCGATTCTGTTTGGTTCAATAGAACCCGGTGGTGTGATTAACCTGGTCACTAAAAAGCCTTTGAGTGAACCGTTTTATGACCTCGGTTTACGAGTGGGCAATCGCGCCTTGCTTGAGCCGAGTATTGATATCTCAGGGCCGCTGGACGAGGACGGTCGTGTGCTTTATCGATTGAATGCACTCTATCGAAACGAAGATAGTGTCCAGGATTACGATACTGACTTTAATCGGTTTTTCATTGCCCCTGTTGTGCGTTGGCAAATTAGCGATCGCACCGACTTAACCGTCAATTTTGAGTACCTTGACTCTGAAGGTCCCTTAGAAGCAGGTCTAGTGGTATTGGGCGATGAAATCGCTGATATTCCCTTTGATCGGGTTTTAGGTGAACCCGACGATTTTTTCCAGACTGAAATTACACGAGTGGGATACGACTTTGAGCATCGCTTCAGTGATAACTGGAGAATCCGTAATGCTTTTAGATACAACAGACGTGAAGCTGAAACTTCACAATTTGCTCCCTTTTTCATAGATGAATCTACAGGAGATGCAACTCGAGTGTTTGCGTTTCAAGAGCAGACTCAGCGTGCTTTTGAACTGCAGACGAATATAGTAGGTGAATTCAGCACTGGAACCATTAAGCACACATTATTAGCCGGCGTTGATTTATTTCGCTTTGAGAATCCCCTGTCTACTAGAATCGATTTTCTTAGCAATGCAGATAGTTTTAATATTTTTGAACCTGTTTACGGCACAGTTCCACGCCCTGATGTAGCAACTGTCCCTCTCTCGAATGAGAGAGAATTTCAAACAGATGCGCTTGGCGTTTACATCCAAGATCAGATAGAGCTGTTAGATAACCTGATACTTCTAGTCGGCGTCCGCTATGAAACTGTCGAGCAAGAAACTATTCTCAATCCAACGGACTTCAACCCTACTGGTTCTGAATCAAGCCAGAGTGATGATGCCTTTAGCCCACGAATTGGTTTAGTCTATCAGCCCATTGAAGAGGTTTCGCTCTATAGCAGCTTCAGTCGATCTTTTTTTCCTAACTCGGGTATAACGGAGGACGATGAGATTCTTCCGCCAGAGCGGGGAGAACAATTCGAAATTGGAGCCAGAGCTGAGCTATTAGAGGGAAGGCTAACGGCTAACTTAGCCTGGTTCAATGTTACTAAACAGAACGTAGCGAATCCTGCTCCGAATGACCCCACTAACACCTTTTCTGTCGCGACTGGAGAACAACGCAGCCGAGGCATTGAGTTGGACATTGCAGGAGAAGTGCTGCCTGGTTGGAATATTATCGCCAACTACGCATTTACAGATGCAGATATCACCGAAGACAATACAGGACTAGAAGGTAACCGAGTATTTGGTGTGCCTGACCACAACTTTAACCTGTGGACAACCTACGATATTCAATCGGGTTCTTTGGAAGGATTAAGTTTTGGCCTGGGTTTTAACTATTTGAGTGAGCGGTTTGGCGATAACGCCAACAGTTTTACAGTCGATAGCTACTTTCTAACCAATCTTGCTGTTGCCTATGAACGCGATAACTGGCGAGCGGGTCTAAATATTCGTAACCTGTTTGATGTTGACTACGTTGAAAGTGTCCGCAATAGTAGAACAGTCTTTAATACTCCTGGTGCAGGGTTGACCGTTATCGGCTCATTTGGAATCGAATTTTGA
- the fetB gene encoding iron export ABC transporter permease subunit FetB, translated as MNSDYLPIDNWQLALAAALILINIFLSLSLRLGLARRLGVAALRMVIQLLLVGYVLGWIFALDNPLWVLLLVLTMSAIAGNASVNRTRRRFPSIYWNSLVSILAASAFVTGLLVEGIIHIHPWYDPQYVIPLLGMVLGNALTGTSLALDRLMEDLVSRRSQIESLLALGATRWEAASGTLKEALRTGMIPTINSMMVLGLVSLPGMMTGQMLAGVNPTNAVRYQIVIYFTLAAGTALACIGVILLSFYALFSPKHQLLLERLRKVDL; from the coding sequence ATGAATAGTGATTATCTCCCCATCGACAACTGGCAACTTGCCCTCGCTGCTGCCTTGATCTTGATCAACATTTTTCTCTCGCTTAGCTTGCGTCTTGGCTTAGCTAGACGGCTGGGGGTTGCAGCTTTGCGAATGGTGATTCAGCTGCTTTTGGTAGGGTATGTTTTAGGCTGGATCTTTGCTTTAGATAATCCACTTTGGGTGCTGCTGCTAGTGCTCACCATGAGTGCGATCGCAGGGAATGCTTCAGTCAACCGCACCCGCCGTCGCTTCCCTTCAATTTATTGGAATAGCCTTGTTTCCATTCTGGCAGCTAGCGCGTTTGTCACAGGGTTATTGGTGGAAGGCATTATTCATATTCACCCCTGGTATGACCCACAGTATGTGATTCCGCTGTTGGGTATGGTGCTGGGAAATGCACTGACCGGAACGTCTTTAGCCTTAGATCGATTAATGGAAGATTTGGTCAGTCGGCGATCGCAGATTGAATCGTTGCTAGCCCTGGGTGCCACCCGTTGGGAAGCCGCTAGCGGCACCCTCAAAGAAGCCTTGCGCACAGGCATGATCCCGACTATCAACTCTATGATGGTATTAGGATTAGTGAGTCTGCCTGGCATGATGACGGGACAGATGCTTGCCGGGGTAAATCCGACCAATGCAGTCCGCTATCAAATCGTAATTTACTTTACCCTGGCTGCAGGAACAGCACTCGCTTGTATTGGCGTGATTCTGCTGTCTTTTTATGCCCTGTTTAGTCCAAAGCATCAATTGCTTCTTGAGCGACTACGCAAGGTAGATCTTTAA